In Streptomyces sclerotialus, the DNA window AAGCGGACGTCGATCTCGGCACCGCGGCGCTCGACGACCTCCACGTTGGCGAGGTGATGGCCGGTGCGCGGCTCGGGGATGCTGGTGGCGCTGGAGCGGTCCGTGCGGATGCGGAAGACCCGGTCCTCCAGGCCGCCGCGGTTGGCGTAGTAGATCAGCGAGATCTCGGTCTGCGGGTCGCGGGTGAGCTCGTCGTCGTCCGCCCAGGCCGGCATCCAGAATTCGACGTCCGGGTGGTAGCACTCCAGCCACTTCTCGAACTCGCGGTCGTCGAGGTAGCGGGCTTCGCGGTAGAGGAACTGGCGGATGTCCTCGACCGGGATGTCGGTGGTGGTCGTCATGCCGTCGCTCCGTCCTCGGCGGCCACCGCGCGGCGCATGGTGTCCAGCCAGTAGCCGTGCTGGATCGGGTAGAGGGTCTCGTCCTCGGTGCGCGCGCCGCTGGCGATGGGGTGGATGCCGAGCTTCTTCGCGTCCTCGTCCGGGCCTTCGATCTTGTGGGCGACGCCGCGGCTGAGGTCGTTCCAGGGCGCGGCCTCGGCCAGGTAGGTCTTCTGGCAGGAGCGGAACTCCTCCAGGTCGTCCGGGGTGGCCATGCCGGTGGCGTTGAAGAAGTCCTCGTACTGGCGGATGCGGTTGGCGCGGGCCTCGGCGCTCTCGCCCTTGGGGGCGATGCAGTAGATGGTGACCTCGGTCCTGTCCACGGAGACCGGGCGGAAGTGCCGGATCTGGGAGCTGAACTGGTCCATCAGATAGACGTTCGGGTACAGGCACAGATTGCGCGAGTACTCGATCATCCAGTCGGCCTTGTCCTCGCCGAACTCCGCGACCAGCTCGTCCCGGCGCTCGTTCAGCGAGCGGTTGGACGGGTCCTCCCAGCGGGTCCACAGCAGCAGGTGGCCGTGTGCGAAGGAGTAGTAGCCGCCCTTCTGGCGGGCCCAGCTGCCGGCGTCCATGTTCTTGGTGTCGTTGGCGGACTCGCCGGAGGTGCGGCGGGCCGTGGTGGCCGCGTAGTTCCAGTGCGTGGCGGAGACGTGGTAGCCGTCGGCGCCGTTCTCCGCCTGCACCTTCCAGTTGCCGTCGTAGGTGTAGGTGGAGGAGCCGCGCAGCACCTCCAGGCCCTCCGGGGACTGGTCCACGATCATGTCGATGATCTTGGTGGCCTCGCCGAGGTGCTCGGTGAGCGGCAGCACGTCCGGGTTGAGGCTGCCGAAGAGGAAGCCGCGGTAGTTCTCGAAGCGGGCGACCTTCGTCAGGTCGTGCGAGCCGTCTCTGTTGAACTGCTCCGGGTAGCCGGCGCCGCGGCCGTCCTTGACCTTCAGCAGCCTGCCGGCGTTGTTGAAGGTCCAGCCGTGGAACGGACAGGTGAAGGTGGTGCGGTTGTCCGTCTTGCGGCGGCAGAGCATCGCGCCGCGGTGACTGCACGCGTTGATCAGCGCGTGCAGCTCGCCGTCCTTGCTCCGCGAGATCACCACGGGCTGGCGGCCGATGTACGTCGTGAAGTAGTCGCCGATCTCCGGAATCTGCGTCTCGTGGGCGAGATAGACCCAGTTGCCCTCGAAGATGTGCTTCATCTCCAGCTCGAAGATCTCCTCGTCGGTGAAGATCTTCCGCCGGGCCCGGTAGATGCCGTTCTCCTCGTCCTCCACCAGGGCGTCGTCCAGGATCGCCCGGGCGGTGACCGACGTCTGCGTCATGGTCCCTCCAAACCTGCGCCCGGTGCCCCGTCGTCCCGTCGGGGGCTCTCACGGCCGCTTTTCAGCACCATGGCAGCGGGGTGACGACGCCACCCCGGGCATTTCCCCAGTGCTGACCCAGGGTCCCATTCAGATTCCTTGCCTATCAATCGGCGGCAAAAGAGTATTTCTCTCGTCTGGAAACCGCTGCCTACGATGAGCCGCATCCGGCGGCAAGGAAGCCAAGGAGGCCCCGAATGGAACTGCGCCACCTGCGCTATTTCGTCGCCGTCGCCGAGACCCGGCACTTCGGCCGGGCCGCGGAGAACCTGCACATGGCACAGCCCCCGCTGTCCCAGGCGATCCGCCAGCTGGAGGCCGACCTCGGCGTCGAGCTGTTCACCCGGACCACCCGCCAGGTGGCCCTGACCGGGGCCGGCGAGGTCTTCCGTACCGACGCGGTACGCATCCTGCAGTCGGTCGACGAGGCCACCACCCGCGTGCGCCGCTTCGCCAAGGGCGCCGAGGGCATCCTGCGGCTGGGGCTCACCGGGACCGCCTGCTACAAGCAGCTCCCCGAGATCGCCCGGCTGGTCAAGGAGGAGATGCC includes these proteins:
- the benB gene encoding benzoate 1,2-dioxygenase small subunit: MTTTTDIPVEDIRQFLYREARYLDDREFEKWLECYHPDVEFWMPAWADDDELTRDPQTEISLIYYANRGGLEDRVFRIRTDRSSATSIPEPRTGHHLANVEVVERRGAEIDVRFNWHTLYYRYQNIDPYFGTSFYTIDFSGETPLIRKKKVVLKNDCIHHVVDIYHI
- the benA gene encoding benzoate 1,2-dioxygenase large subunit — its product is MTQTSVTARAILDDALVEDEENGIYRARRKIFTDEEIFELEMKHIFEGNWVYLAHETQIPEIGDYFTTYIGRQPVVISRSKDGELHALINACSHRGAMLCRRKTDNRTTFTCPFHGWTFNNAGRLLKVKDGRGAGYPEQFNRDGSHDLTKVARFENYRGFLFGSLNPDVLPLTEHLGEATKIIDMIVDQSPEGLEVLRGSSTYTYDGNWKVQAENGADGYHVSATHWNYAATTARRTSGESANDTKNMDAGSWARQKGGYYSFAHGHLLLWTRWEDPSNRSLNERRDELVAEFGEDKADWMIEYSRNLCLYPNVYLMDQFSSQIRHFRPVSVDRTEVTIYCIAPKGESAEARANRIRQYEDFFNATGMATPDDLEEFRSCQKTYLAEAAPWNDLSRGVAHKIEGPDEDAKKLGIHPIASGARTEDETLYPIQHGYWLDTMRRAVAAEDGATA